The Pseudomonas moraviensis genome contains the following window.
TCCCGGTGATTTGACAAACAAAGTCGTCAAGCGACAATCGGCGCATGCTTGAAACGCTCTGCGGATGGGAGTACCGTCTGCGCCTTAGAAGGGCACCTCTGTTTAAAACCGCGCGCCAGGCGAATGCTTGAAAGCGCTGCAGCAGAGAGGCTAGAAAGCGAATCCAGTAGTCTGCGCGGGGCCGTTGCCCCGCTCACTACGCCAACCTAATTCTGGCGCCGTTTGCCCACATGCCAAAAACCAGTGCCACGCTGCTGATAATCGATGATGACGAGGTAGTGCGCGCGAGCCTCGCGGCCTATCTGGAAGACAGTGGTTTCAGCGTCCTGCAGGCCGGCAACGGTCAACAGGGTCTTCAGGTATTCGAGCAAGACGAGCCCGATCTGGTGATCTGCGATCTGCGCATGCCGCAGATGGGCGGTCTCGAACTGATTCGTCAGGTCACCGAGCGCTCGCCGCAAACGCCGGTGATCGTGGTCTCGGGTGCCGGGGTGATGAACGACGCGGTCGAGGCCCTGCGCCTCGGCGCGGCAGATTACCTGATCAAGCCTCTCGAAGATCTGGCTGTGCTCGAGCACTCTGTGCGCCGGGCCCTGGATCGTGCGCGGCTGCTACTGGAAAACCAGCGTTACCGCGAGAAGCTGGAAAAGGCCAACCGCGAGCTCGAAGCCAGCCTGAACCTGCTCCAGGAAGACCAGAACGCCGGTCGCCAGGTGCAGATGAACATGCTGCCGGACAGCCCGTGGAGCATCGACGAATTCAACTTTGCCCACCTGATCATCCCGTCGTTGTACCTGTCGGGTGATTTTGTCGACTATTTCCGCGTCGACGAGCGTCGGGTCGCGTTCTACCTGGCGGATGTTTCCGGGCATGGCGCGTCATCAGCCTTCGTCACTGTGCTGTTGAAGTTCATGACCACGCGTCTGCTCTTCGAATCGAAACGCAGCGGTACCTTGCCGGAGTTCAAGCCTTCGGAAGTGCTCGGTCATATCAACCGGGGGCTGATCAGTTGTAAGCTGGGTAAACACGTCACAATGGTCGGTGGAGTCATCGACGAGGAGACCGGTTTGTTGACCTATAGCATCGGCGGCCATCTGCCGTTGCCTGTGTTGTACACGCCTGACAGTGTTCGTTATCTCGAAGGTCGTGGTCTGCCGGTGGGGCTGTTCAATGAAGCCACCTACGAAGACCACGTGCTTGAGCTGCCGCCGACGTTCAGCCTGACGCTGATGTCTGATGGCATTCTGGACCTTTTGCCGGAAGCAACGCTCAAAGAAAAAGAGGCTGCTTTGCCCGAACGGGTGAAGTCAGCGGGCGGCAGCCTGGATGGTCTGCGGCAAGTGTTTGGTTTGGCCACGCTAGGGGAGATGCCGGATGATATCGCCCTGTTGGTGTTGAGCAGGAATCTTCAATGAGTACCGGTAGAATCCAGTTCGCCGAGCAGGACGGCACCTTCGTCCTGAAGTTCGTCGGTGAAGTTCGCCTGACCCTGTGTTCGGCGTTGGATGCGACTATTGAGAAAATCTTCACCGCGCTGAACTTCAACGCGATCGTGATCGATTTGACCGAAACCCGCAGCATCGACAGCACCACCCTCGGCCTGCTGGCCAAACTGTCGATCCTGTCGCGGCAGAAGGTCGGTCTGTTGCCGACGGTTGTCACCACCCACGAAGACATCACCCGGCTATTGCAGTCGATGGGCTTCGAGCAGGTGTTCAACATCGTCAACCACCCGGTGCCGTGCCCGGAGTGCCTGGACGACCTGCCGGATCAGGATCAGTCGGAAGAGGTGGTGCGCATCAAAGTGCTGGAAGCGCACAAGATTCTCATGGGCCTGAACGATTCCAATCGTGAGGCGTTTCATGATCTGGTGAATGCCCTCGAAAGACACTGATGGCCTGTGGCGAGGGAGCAAGCTCCCTCGCCACAGGTGACTGGCTGACAGCGAATTGCGTGTACACAAAAAAGGGCGAACCCTCTCAGGTTCGCCCTTTTTGCATTCTCTAAACTCAAATCACAGCTTGGCCTGCAGCAACGCTTCCAGCTTCTCCTGGTCGCGTGCGAACTGACGGATGCCTTCAGCCAGTTTCTCGGTGGCCATCGCGTCTTCGTTGGACAACCAGCGGAATTGCGCTTCGTTGAGGCTCAGACGCGCTTCCCCGGCGTTGCCCGGTGCCAGTTTGCGTTCCAGCTTGCCGGTGTCGGCGGCGAGTTTTTCCAGCAGTTCCGGGCTGATGGTCAGGCGATCGCAGCCGGCCAGTTGCTCGATCTGGTTGATGTTGCGGAAGCTCGCGCCCATGACCACGGTCTTGTAATCATTGGCCTTGTAGTAGTTGTAGATGCGCGTCACCGACTGCACGCCCGGATCATCGGCACCGGTGTAGTCGTTACCGTTGGCCTTCTTGTACCAGTCGTAGATGCGGCCCACGAACGGCGAAATCAGGAAGACACCGGCGTCGGCGCAGGCGGCGGCCTGGGCGAAGGAGAACAGCAGGGTCAGGTTGGTCTGGATGCCTTCTTTCTCGAGGATCTCGGCGGCGCGGATACCTTCCCAGGTCGAGGCGATCTTGATCAGCACGCGGTCGCGGCCGACGCCAGCCTTGTCGTACAGCTCGATCAGGCGGTGTGCACGCTTGAGGATCGCGTCCTGGTCGAAGGACAGGCGCGCATCCACTTCAGTGGAAATGCGGCCAGGAACCACGTTGAGGATTTCCTTGCCCACTGCGACGCCGAAACGGTCGCTGGCCAGGCCGACATCGCCCTTGCAGTCGCGGACGCAATCGTTCAGCAGTTCGGCGTAACCGTGAATCGCCGAGGCCTTGAGCAGCAGGGAAGGGTTGGTGGTGGCGTCGACCGGTTTGACCCGGGCGATCGCTTCGAAGTCGCCGGTGTCGGCAACCACGGTGGTGAACTGTTTGAGTTGTTCCAGCTTGGAAGTCATGGGCGTGCTCTATCCTATGGGTCTGAAGACATTACCCGAGCGCTGACGGGCACTCAAGGGTGCATTCGTGGATCGATGGCCCCTGCGGCAACAACCTGAAAACGATTGTTTGAAAGGCGGGGCGCGGGGTCGATGAATACGATGCCAAAACAGCCCACAGGTTCAAAGCAACCGACCTGTGAACAGACCGGTTGCCCAAGCCCTACTCAGCGTTCAACAAACCTTCCACGGACAACCGTGCCGGTTTTGGCTGACCGTCGGAAGTGAGAAAGCCGAAGTTCTTCTCGCGATCATTGCTGCCTGAATCACTGTTGCGCCATTCATAGATAGATGTCAGCGGGATATTCAGACGTTTAACGTCAGCGATAAACGCGTTGATCCTGGTCGCCTGCCCCTCAGGCCCGCCGTTGGAGGCGAGGGCCGAAACTCCCCACTCACTGATGACCCCCGGCAGATTGAAGTTCTGCTGGATAAACGTCTGCGCGTTGCTGATCTGCGTAGCGGTCATGCCGTAAGGGTGATAGGACACCGCGTTGAGGCATTTGGGGTAATCGCTGACGATGCTTTTCAGCGCCACCGTTGAGGCAGAACCGGCGCTTGGCGGCCGGGCGAAGCCGAAACCGACGCGCGGTGTCGTCTGCGTCTGGCCTTCGAAGGCCTTGCACATACCTGCCATGAACGGCACGAACGTGGTGTCGAAATTGCGGGTTGGCCAGTAGGTTTCCAGATCCGGCTCGTTCCAGATTTCGATCGCGACCAATTGCGAACTCCAGGATTTTTCCAGCCCGGTCACGGCGTTGGCAAACGTAGCACCGGCTGCGTTCAGTTCAGCGGGCGAAGTCGCGGGCAATGCCTTGATTGCGCGCACGGTCAGCAGCACCGGCAGTCCGGCGGAAGCAGCGGCGGCGAAGGCGTCGCTGACCTGTTTCTGATAAGCCTTGGCGGTGAGGCTGTCGCTCCACACGCCGAAGCGCACAAAGCTGAAACCTGCCGCTTTGATCTGCGCGGCATCGGCAGCGGTAAAGCTCTGGATCTTCACCTGAACGCCGATGGTTTTCGCTGGAAGGTTGGGGAACAGCTCACTGGCATGAACCTGACTGGTGGCACCGATTGCCATCAGGACGAGGGCGGCGAGTTTATTGCGCTGTGCTGATTTCATGTCTGCTCTCCTGAAGAGAATGACAACTACGAATATTTATCCCGTTACTCAATTTCCGATAACGATGATGGCACTAAGTGCGTGAATGTTATTTTTTGTCAGGAAAACAGCAACTGAAAATCACAGTTATTTTTAGTCCGCTAATTGTGGTTGGGGCGGCTTAAAACGCTGTGGTACTTAATGTTCCTGTACTAACAGGGCGAAGCTATTTCTGAGTGCAGGAAAGTCGTGGGGGTTCATTAACTTTCACGGCATGTTGGCTGTTTGATATTACACAGGAAAGCAAGACTTGTTCAAAAAGATCCTCGTTGTCTGCGTGGGCAATATATGCCGAAGTCCGACGGCTGAACTGCTGCTGCGCAACGCGCTGGGCCCGTCCGCCATCACGGTGTCCTCCGCCGGCCTGTCCGCCCGCGTGGGCGAGGGCGTCGAAGCCTCGGCGCGGCAGGTTCTCGAAGAACACGGGCACTGCGCCGAGGCTTTCAAGGCGCGGCAACTGACTTCGGACATCGTCAATGACTCGGATTTGATCCTGGTCATGGAAAAGGCCCACGTCAATCAAGTGCTGAAGATTGCCTCGCACGCCAGAGGCAAAGTGTTTCTGCTCGGCAAATGGCAGAGCGAGCGCGAAATACATGACCCGTATCGTCAAGGCAAGGCCGCTTTTATTCATGCCCACGCATTGATTGAAGATGCTGTTAGTTCATGGGCAAAGCGTCTCGGGCATTGATGAATATTCTTCAGAACAGTGAATGGTAAGAACAGACTTATGCAGTTACCGTCCGTAATCGGCTCCCGCGACAATGATCAAGACAGTATTGATCTGCTCGGCATCTTTGGCAGCCTGATCGACCAGAAGTGGCTGATCGGCGCGCTGACCGGTGCCTTCATGGTCACTGGCGTCGCCTATGCGGTGCTGGCGACGCCGGTGTATCTGGCGAACGCGCTGGTGCAGGTCGAACCGAAAAAGAACGACATGCTCGGTTTCTCCGACCTCAACAGCATGCTCGGTGGGCAATCGCCATCGGTGACCGAAATCGGCATCATCAAATCCCGCGCGGTAATCGGCAAAACCGTTGATGACCTGCGCCTGGATATCGACGTCACTCCCAACACGTTTCCGTTGATCGGCGGCTTTCTTTCGCGGCGCTATCGCGGCGAAAGCGAGACCAGCGTAGCGCCGCCGCGCTTCGGTCTGAGCAGTTATGCCTGGGGCGGTGAGCGTCTGGAGTTCACACGGCTGGAATTGCCGAAAGACCTGCTCGGCAAGAAACTCACCCTGATCGCCGGCGAGCAACAGCGCTTCCAGTTGTTCGATGAGAACGACAATCTGCTCGCCGAAGGTGTGGCCGGTGAAGCGTTTGCCAACGACGGTGTAGAAGGGCAGATCGCGCAACTGGCGGCCAACCCCGGTACGCGTTTTCAAGTGGTGCGCAATCCACGGATCGTGACCATTCAGGGCTATCAGGACGCACTGGATATTTCCGAGCAAGGCAAGGAGTCGGGGATCATTCGTCTGGCGCTGGCCAGCTCCGACGCTGGCGAAGCGGTGAAGATTCTCAACAAGATCGCCTCGCTCTACGTCGAGCAAAACGTGCGCCGCACCTCGGCGGAGGCCGCGCAAAGCCTGGCGTTCCTGCAGAGTCAGTTGCCGCAGGTCAAACGCGATCTGGCCAAGGCCAGCGACGCCTTGAATGCCTACCAGACCCATGGCAAGACCGTGAATATCTCGCTGGAAACCCAGTCGGTGCTGGGCCAGTCGGTGGCGCTGGAAACGCGCATTTCCGAACTGAAAATGCAGCAGGCCGAGCTTGATCGCAAGTTCACCAAACAGCACCCGGCTTATCGAGCCCTGATGACGCAGATCGGCGAGCTGACCCAACAGCAGAAATCCCTCGAAGGCAAGGTTCAGGACCTGCCCGCCACCCAGCAGGAATTGCTCAACCTGACCCGCGACGTTGAAGTGGCCTCGCAGATCTACACGCAGTTGCTGAACAAATCCCAGGAACTGGACATCGTCCGCGCCGGGGCCGTTGGCAATGTGCGTTTGATCGACACCGCTGACGTCGACCTGACGAGCCCGATCAAACCGAAGAAACCGCTGATCGTGCTGATCGCGACGTTGCTCGGTGCGTTCGTCGGCGTGGCCCTGGTGTTGCTGCGCAAATCCCTCAGTCGAGGCCTCGAAGGCCCGGAGGGCATCGAGCAGTTGGGCCTGCCGGTTTATGCGTCGATTCCCTACAGTGCCTTGCAGGAGGAAGAGGACAGTAAAAAGGGCCGCGCCCGCGATGGCGTTGATAAACCGGCCTACTTGCTGGCGCTGCGCAATCCGACCGATCTGTCGATCGAATCGATCCGCAGCCTGCGCACGTGCCTGCACTTTGCCGGGCTCGACTCGACCAACAACCGCATCATGATTTCCGGGCCGAGCCCGCAGGTCGGCAAGACTTTTGTCTCGTCCAACCTCGCGGCGGTCATGGCCCTGAGCGGCCAGCGCGTGGTGCTGATCGACGCCGACATGCGCAAAGGGCACCTGCACAAAACCCTCAACACTCCGATCAGCAACGGTCTGTCCGACCTGCTGGTCAAGCGCTGCACCCTCGAGCAGGCGATCAACACTGTCGAGATCGACAACCTGCATTTCATCAGCCGGGGACAGGTGCCGCCCAATCCTTCCGAGTTGCTGATGCACGCCAACTTCCGTGAGCTGCTGGCGCAACTCAGCGAGCGCTATGACCTGGTGATCATCGACACGCCGCCACTGCTGGCGGTGACCGATGCCGCCATCGTCGGTCGTGAGGCCGGCATCAGCCTGATCGTCACC
Protein-coding sequences here:
- the rssB gene encoding two-component system response regulator RssB produces the protein MPKTSATLLIIDDDEVVRASLAAYLEDSGFSVLQAGNGQQGLQVFEQDEPDLVICDLRMPQMGGLELIRQVTERSPQTPVIVVSGAGVMNDAVEALRLGAADYLIKPLEDLAVLEHSVRRALDRARLLLENQRYREKLEKANRELEASLNLLQEDQNAGRQVQMNMLPDSPWSIDEFNFAHLIIPSLYLSGDFVDYFRVDERRVAFYLADVSGHGASSAFVTVLLKFMTTRLLFESKRSGTLPEFKPSEVLGHINRGLISCKLGKHVTMVGGVIDEETGLLTYSIGGHLPLPVLYTPDSVRYLEGRGLPVGLFNEATYEDHVLELPPTFSLTLMSDGILDLLPEATLKEKEAALPERVKSAGGSLDGLRQVFGLATLGEMPDDIALLVLSRNLQ
- a CDS encoding low molecular weight protein-tyrosine-phosphatase; this translates as MFKKILVVCVGNICRSPTAELLLRNALGPSAITVSSAGLSARVGEGVEASARQVLEEHGHCAEAFKARQLTSDIVNDSDLILVMEKAHVNQVLKIASHARGKVFLLGKWQSEREIHDPYRQGKAAFIHAHALIEDAVSSWAKRLGH
- a CDS encoding cellulase family glycosylhydrolase; translation: MKSAQRNKLAALVLMAIGATSQVHASELFPNLPAKTIGVQVKIQSFTAADAAQIKAAGFSFVRFGVWSDSLTAKAYQKQVSDAFAAAASAGLPVLLTVRAIKALPATSPAELNAAGATFANAVTGLEKSWSSQLVAIEIWNEPDLETYWPTRNFDTTFVPFMAGMCKAFEGQTQTTPRVGFGFARPPSAGSASTVALKSIVSDYPKCLNAVSYHPYGMTATQISNAQTFIQQNFNLPGVISEWGVSALASNGGPEGQATRINAFIADVKRLNIPLTSIYEWRNSDSGSNDREKNFGFLTSDGQPKPARLSVEGLLNAE
- a CDS encoding polysaccharide biosynthesis tyrosine autokinase, producing the protein MQLPSVIGSRDNDQDSIDLLGIFGSLIDQKWLIGALTGAFMVTGVAYAVLATPVYLANALVQVEPKKNDMLGFSDLNSMLGGQSPSVTEIGIIKSRAVIGKTVDDLRLDIDVTPNTFPLIGGFLSRRYRGESETSVAPPRFGLSSYAWGGERLEFTRLELPKDLLGKKLTLIAGEQQRFQLFDENDNLLAEGVAGEAFANDGVEGQIAQLAANPGTRFQVVRNPRIVTIQGYQDALDISEQGKESGIIRLALASSDAGEAVKILNKIASLYVEQNVRRTSAEAAQSLAFLQSQLPQVKRDLAKASDALNAYQTHGKTVNISLETQSVLGQSVALETRISELKMQQAELDRKFTKQHPAYRALMTQIGELTQQQKSLEGKVQDLPATQQELLNLTRDVEVASQIYTQLLNKSQELDIVRAGAVGNVRLIDTADVDLTSPIKPKKPLIVLIATLLGAFVGVALVLLRKSLSRGLEGPEGIEQLGLPVYASIPYSALQEEEDSKKGRARDGVDKPAYLLALRNPTDLSIESIRSLRTCLHFAGLDSTNNRIMISGPSPQVGKTFVSSNLAAVMALSGQRVVLIDADMRKGHLHKTLNTPISNGLSDLLVKRCTLEQAINTVEIDNLHFISRGQVPPNPSELLMHANFRELLAQLSERYDLVIIDTPPLLAVTDAAIVGREAGISLIVTRFGVNPAKEIELTIRRFAQNGIELKGAVFNGVEKRAASYYGGTGYYNYEYASDKS
- the tal gene encoding transaldolase, with protein sequence MTSKLEQLKQFTTVVADTGDFEAIARVKPVDATTNPSLLLKASAIHGYAELLNDCVRDCKGDVGLASDRFGVAVGKEILNVVPGRISTEVDARLSFDQDAILKRAHRLIELYDKAGVGRDRVLIKIASTWEGIRAAEILEKEGIQTNLTLLFSFAQAAACADAGVFLISPFVGRIYDWYKKANGNDYTGADDPGVQSVTRIYNYYKANDYKTVVMGASFRNINQIEQLAGCDRLTISPELLEKLAADTGKLERKLAPGNAGEARLSLNEAQFRWLSNEDAMATEKLAEGIRQFARDQEKLEALLQAKL
- the rssC gene encoding anti-sigma factor antagonist RssC → MSTGRIQFAEQDGTFVLKFVGEVRLTLCSALDATIEKIFTALNFNAIVIDLTETRSIDSTTLGLLAKLSILSRQKVGLLPTVVTTHEDITRLLQSMGFEQVFNIVNHPVPCPECLDDLPDQDQSEEVVRIKVLEAHKILMGLNDSNREAFHDLVNALERH